The following proteins come from a genomic window of Vallitaleaceae bacterium 9-2:
- a CDS encoding Fur family transcriptional regulator → MEQLAEILKTKKLKVTPQRLAIYKVLYETTSHPTAEDIYTALRQTHPTMSLATVYKTLDALKKADLATELNIGDDSSRYDATIKSHPHMICLSCGKVLDLHTQSLQAFKENVQKETDFDIVSEKVYFYGTCTDCKKDKASKN, encoded by the coding sequence ATGGAACAACTCGCAGAAATTCTAAAAACTAAGAAACTCAAAGTCACTCCACAACGTTTAGCAATATACAAAGTCCTATACGAAACGACATCACATCCTACTGCCGAAGATATCTACACTGCTCTTAGGCAAACCCATCCAACAATGAGCTTAGCAACTGTATACAAAACACTTGATGCCCTAAAAAAAGCAGATTTAGCTACAGAACTAAACATTGGTGATGATAGTTCCAGGTATGATGCAACCATTAAGTCACATCCTCACATGATTTGTTTATCCTGTGGTAAGGTCTTGGATTTACATACACAATCGTTACAGGCTTTTAAAGAAAACGTACAAAAAGAAACAGACTTTGACATCGTTAGTGAAAAAGTATATTTTTATGGAACATGCACGGACTGCAAAAAAGATAAGGCATCAAAAAACTGA
- a CDS encoding polymer-forming cytoskeletal protein has protein sequence MLSSKKPNYERPATLIGKDTVIDSSLMKSKSSVQVNGVLNGNIECEASVVVGQTGKVVGNVKAAFLLVAGTIEGQVDVTHQLHVNKTASILGDIHCGSIIIDDGAILNGSFTMTDKSKASSDTNKKDKKN, from the coding sequence ATGTTATCATCAAAGAAACCAAACTATGAACGCCCAGCAACCTTGATTGGCAAAGACACAGTGATTGACAGCAGTTTAATGAAGTCAAAATCATCCGTTCAAGTCAATGGAGTACTAAATGGAAACATTGAATGTGAAGCAAGTGTTGTCGTTGGACAGACAGGAAAAGTGGTAGGGAATGTGAAAGCGGCTTTCTTACTTGTTGCCGGAACTATTGAAGGACAAGTGGATGTAACCCATCAATTACATGTGAACAAGACAGCAAGTATACTTGGTGATATTCATTGCGGTTCGATTATTATTGATGATGGCGCCATCTTAAATGGTAGCTTTACAATGACGGACAAATCGAAAGCATCTAGTGATACAAACAAAAAAGATAAGAAAAATTAA
- a CDS encoding endonuclease MutS2, giving the protein MHRKVFNTLEFNKVLDLIANYALSPMAKSKIMALEPFEHIEDIQRALNETTDTTRLLVQKGDLPLRGIKDIKAIIKRLAIQGTLSIVEILNVADVLRSTAQANAYYNAAKDYINTLSLAPYFQTLDPVPALAKEINRCIVSEDEVSDQASPRLYDIRRDIKASSSKIKSQLNKIIHSASQSGMLQDNNYTMRNDRYCVPLKAEYRNQFKGMIHDQSSTGSTLFVEPFALVELNNHLSGLYLDESKEIQKILMDLSERIAVYKDVLEENIAMLTHLDFLSAKANYSIHTKSSCPTFNVDYHIYLEKARHPLLDPETVVPTTIYIGKDFTTLVITGPNTGGKTVTLKTIGLLSLMGQSGLHVPAADGAKLTVLDNIFADIGDEQSIEQSLSTFSSHMTNITQILEQVTDRSLVLFDELGAGTDPTEGAALAMAILENLKAANILTIATTHYSELKVYALSTAGVENASCEFDVNTLRPTYKLLIGIPGKSNAFAISKRLGLSDIIIDEAKELLSGREIRFEDLITDLETNKKTALLEKERAQQYRKEAEELQRQVEQQKKHLASQKQQILHDAKMNAARVLETSKAEADAIIRRMNELVKDGTGMNMSELEAQRSALREKINKATKTKKNSQVSRKKVRVEDLAIGSSVFVSSLNQKGTLIHINPHKKEATVQLGIMKSTIPFKDLEQADDNMSYTPAQKGTARKYTIAKGNKNKGTTSVSAPSHVKTELDLRGLMISDAITVLDKYIDDAYLAHLSQVTIIHGKGTGALRQGVHQFLRTTTHVKDYRLGEYGEGDSGVTIVTFND; this is encoded by the coding sequence ATGCATAGAAAAGTATTTAACACACTAGAATTTAACAAAGTACTGGATCTAATTGCAAACTACGCATTAAGTCCAATGGCAAAATCAAAAATCATGGCTCTTGAGCCTTTTGAGCATATTGAGGATATTCAAAGAGCTCTTAACGAGACGACGGATACAACCCGCTTATTGGTACAAAAAGGGGATCTTCCGCTAAGAGGTATTAAAGACATAAAGGCCATTATTAAACGCCTAGCTATTCAAGGAACTTTGTCTATCGTAGAAATCTTAAATGTCGCAGATGTCTTACGTTCTACAGCTCAAGCCAATGCATATTATAATGCTGCCAAAGATTATATTAATACGCTTAGCCTTGCGCCGTATTTTCAAACCCTTGACCCAGTACCTGCTCTCGCCAAAGAAATTAACCGCTGTATCGTCTCTGAAGACGAAGTGTCTGATCAAGCTAGCCCACGTCTATATGATATTCGTCGCGATATTAAAGCTAGCAGCTCAAAAATCAAAAGTCAGCTAAATAAAATCATTCATTCTGCTAGTCAATCCGGAATGCTTCAAGATAATAATTATACCATGCGTAATGACCGCTATTGTGTTCCACTTAAAGCAGAATACCGCAATCAGTTTAAAGGAATGATTCACGATCAGTCTTCTACCGGCTCAACACTTTTTGTCGAACCATTCGCCCTTGTTGAACTCAATAATCACTTGAGCGGGTTATACTTGGATGAATCCAAAGAAATTCAAAAGATACTTATGGATTTAAGTGAACGTATTGCCGTATATAAGGACGTTCTTGAAGAGAATATTGCTATGCTCACACATTTAGATTTTTTATCCGCCAAAGCAAACTATTCCATTCATACCAAGTCTTCTTGTCCGACATTTAATGTGGATTACCATATATATTTGGAAAAAGCTCGTCACCCGTTACTCGATCCTGAGACCGTTGTTCCTACGACTATATATATAGGTAAGGATTTTACTACGCTTGTTATTACAGGACCCAATACAGGCGGTAAGACAGTCACTCTAAAAACCATCGGTCTCTTGTCACTTATGGGTCAAAGCGGTCTTCACGTTCCTGCTGCAGACGGTGCTAAACTGACTGTTTTGGACAATATTTTTGCAGATATCGGCGATGAACAAAGTATTGAGCAGTCCTTAAGTACATTCTCATCACATATGACCAATATCACACAAATCTTAGAACAAGTGACGGACCGTTCCCTCGTTCTCTTTGATGAACTAGGTGCCGGAACCGACCCTACAGAGGGTGCAGCTTTGGCTATGGCTATTTTGGAAAATCTTAAAGCGGCGAATATCCTTACGATTGCCACAACCCATTATTCTGAACTAAAAGTTTATGCCCTCTCGACTGCGGGCGTTGAAAATGCCAGCTGTGAGTTTGACGTTAACACATTACGTCCGACCTATAAACTCTTAATCGGCATCCCCGGAAAAAGTAATGCCTTTGCTATCTCCAAAAGGTTAGGTTTATCTGATATAATAATAGATGAAGCCAAAGAACTCTTAAGCGGACGTGAGATTCGCTTTGAAGATCTCATCACGGATTTAGAGACCAACAAAAAAACCGCATTACTTGAAAAAGAGCGTGCTCAACAGTACCGCAAAGAAGCTGAAGAGCTCCAACGTCAAGTTGAACAGCAAAAAAAACACCTTGCATCCCAAAAGCAACAGATTCTTCACGATGCCAAGATGAATGCTGCACGTGTACTAGAGACTTCCAAAGCCGAAGCTGATGCTATCATTCGTCGAATGAACGAGCTTGTTAAAGATGGAACAGGCATGAATATGTCTGAACTTGAAGCACAGCGCTCTGCATTAAGAGAAAAAATCAATAAAGCTACTAAGACCAAGAAAAATTCACAAGTGTCACGGAAAAAAGTTCGTGTTGAAGATTTAGCGATTGGCTCCAGCGTTTTTGTATCTTCTCTAAATCAAAAAGGAACTTTGATTCATATAAATCCGCATAAAAAAGAAGCCACTGTACAATTAGGCATTATGAAGTCCACTATTCCTTTTAAAGATTTAGAACAAGCCGATGACAATATGAGCTACACACCTGCACAAAAAGGAACCGCAAGAAAATACACCATTGCCAAAGGCAACAAAAACAAAGGCACCACTTCAGTATCTGCTCCTAGTCATGTCAAAACAGAACTCGACTTGCGTGGATTAATGATTAGTGATGCAATTACTGTCTTAGATAAATACATTGATGACGCATATCTTGCCCACCTTTCACAAGTGACGATTATTCACGGAAAAGGAACCGGCGCATTGCGACAAGGCGTTCATCAGTTCTTACGAACAACAACACATGTAAAGGACTATCGCTTAGGCGAATACGGCGAAGGCGATAGCGGGGTAACTATTGTAACATTCAATGACTAG
- a CDS encoding peptidoglycan DD-metalloendopeptidase family protein: protein MQFKKPRIRNKHKASGKEYLTMMFITDATKSAKAVKIPKWVRFPALILAVMLVWKSLDIYSYVESLEAQVAYQQETVQDEISDRQAKEARIKELEEEIASSVTKRYEKLEELKTLAIELGIKIEDLEAYREQMEEFKSEIDTNLGTYNAPKSSDTEAQTDEEKDLLKEYTLQIDPNYEKKRVLSTSAPATHDITMIKEEQLVKADEIVNNIVLDEETFEAEFDSEIKKITDFLRFASSKVDEDSGRFADTNESLEEMIPYLEAYPSVWPIKNTYITSPFGYRSNPFGGRSSEFHTGVDLKARYQKVSATAEGEVVVSEYLSGYGYTVVIDHGHGLMTKYAHNSELYVSVGEQVERGDVISKSGDSGRSTGPHLHYEVLLNGEPVNPAEYIY, encoded by the coding sequence ATGCAGTTTAAAAAACCTCGCATTCGTAATAAGCATAAGGCTAGCGGAAAAGAATATCTCACCATGATGTTTATCACAGATGCTACTAAAAGCGCAAAAGCAGTTAAGATTCCTAAGTGGGTTCGGTTTCCAGCATTAATTCTTGCAGTGATGCTTGTATGGAAATCACTAGATATATATTCATATGTAGAATCACTTGAAGCACAAGTCGCATATCAACAAGAAACCGTTCAAGATGAGATTAGCGACAGACAGGCAAAAGAAGCAAGAATCAAGGAATTAGAAGAAGAGATTGCTTCATCCGTAACAAAACGGTATGAAAAACTAGAAGAATTAAAGACTTTGGCCATTGAACTTGGCATCAAGATTGAAGACTTAGAAGCTTATCGTGAACAGATGGAAGAATTCAAATCTGAGATTGACACAAACCTTGGTACATATAATGCACCAAAATCCAGTGATACAGAAGCTCAGACAGATGAAGAAAAAGACTTATTAAAAGAGTATACATTACAGATAGACCCGAATTATGAAAAAAAGCGTGTGCTGTCAACATCAGCGCCAGCAACGCATGATATAACCATGATAAAAGAAGAACAGTTAGTTAAAGCCGATGAAATTGTCAATAACATCGTCCTAGATGAAGAGACATTTGAGGCAGAGTTTGACTCTGAGATAAAAAAGATTACGGATTTTCTCCGATTTGCTTCATCTAAAGTTGATGAAGACTCAGGTCGATTTGCAGATACCAATGAATCTTTAGAGGAAATGATTCCATACTTGGAAGCGTATCCAAGTGTTTGGCCGATTAAGAATACATATATTACCAGCCCCTTTGGATATCGAAGTAATCCATTTGGCGGAAGAAGCAGTGAGTTTCATACAGGTGTCGATCTTAAGGCACGATATCAAAAAGTATCGGCAACGGCAGAAGGTGAAGTTGTCGTATCAGAATATCTATCAGGATATGGATATACAGTGGTTATTGACCATGGACATGGATTGATGACGAAGTATGCACATAACTCTGAATTATATGTAAGTGTGGGAGAACAAGTTGAACGTGGAGACGTTATATCAAAATCCGGTGATTCGGGTAGAAGTACAGGTCCACATTTGCATTATGAAGTACTATTGAATGGAGAACCGGTGAATCCGGCTGAATATATATACTAG
- a CDS encoding Lrp/AsnC family transcriptional regulator codes for MKEQLLYALENHSKRTVKDLAAMFGTSEDIISQELTQMEKERIICGYHALINWDKTNTDKVTALIEVRVTPQRGEGFDKIARRIYMFEEVKSVYLMSGGFDLTVIIEGATMKEVALFVGQKLAPLDSVLSTATHFVLKKYKDYGVIFEEERKDERMAVTP; via the coding sequence ATGAAAGAACAATTATTGTATGCACTAGAAAATCATAGCAAAAGAACGGTTAAAGATTTAGCCGCCATGTTTGGTACCTCTGAAGATATCATTAGCCAAGAATTGACTCAGATGGAAAAAGAACGTATTATTTGTGGATACCACGCACTCATTAATTGGGATAAAACCAATACAGACAAAGTTACAGCATTAATTGAAGTTCGCGTAACTCCTCAACGAGGCGAAGGTTTTGACAAAATTGCACGACGTATCTATATGTTTGAAGAGGTTAAGTCTGTATATTTGATGTCAGGTGGTTTTGACCTTACAGTAATTATTGAAGGAGCAACGATGAAAGAAGTTGCACTCTTTGTCGGACAGAAGTTAGCCCCTTTAGACTCGGTTTTAAGTACGGCGACCCACTTTGTATTGAAAAAGTATAAAGACTATGGTGTTATTTTTGAAGAAGAGCGCAAAGATGAACGAATGGCGGTGACACCATGA
- a CDS encoding GNAT family N-acetyltransferase produces MNTSLSIHSNRIIFVSTSKYHASFKRLSQTDAYYRFAFDSALNQDGLKEKDLEDADALQYDIFTNNKVILGVLKCYYPVKDSNLWIQTLIIRKEFARSGYGTLIFKRFVETLIRQYSIKKIFLTCHKDNVAGISFWQQQGFVRQDEPIKNDYYLFVANIRSLSCIEKYLTH; encoded by the coding sequence ATGAATACATCATTATCTATTCATTCGAATCGTATTATTTTTGTGTCTACAAGTAAATATCATGCGTCCTTTAAGCGCCTGTCACAAACCGATGCATATTATCGCTTTGCCTTTGACAGCGCACTTAATCAAGATGGTCTCAAAGAAAAAGACCTTGAAGATGCAGATGCGTTGCAGTATGATATTTTTACCAATAACAAAGTCATCTTAGGTGTTTTAAAGTGTTATTATCCAGTAAAAGATTCCAACTTATGGATTCAGACATTAATCATTCGCAAAGAATTTGCGCGTAGTGGTTATGGAACTTTAATCTTTAAACGCTTTGTTGAAACATTAATACGGCAATATTCGATCAAAAAAATTTTCTTAACCTGCCATAAGGATAATGTAGCAGGAATAAGTTTTTGGCAACAACAAGGGTTTGTCCGTCAGGATGAACCCATAAAAAATGATTACTATCTGTTCGTTGCTAATATAAGGAGTTTATCATGCATAGAAAAGTATTTAACACACTAG
- a CDS encoding HAMP domain-containing sensor histidine kinase, whose protein sequence is MFKTFSGKFLAIYILTTIVIFLILFGTLSQTITNHFVSSRYRKMFNEIHSIEAEYYDSYIQGTLEKSMFHNQLYTYSYRAGSRIIIIDPDQRVIFDSEPSSLSLVNTIITHEFATRSILGETVTKIGSFKPYEADQVIAVAHPLEYNGTRYGAVLLVSPYPSIKEDIRYVYNLILVSFFVLIFVTFISNYVFSRSISQTFRSFNATAKSIASGDFSARIEDSNFSTEVIELAESMNYMAEELEKLEDLRRDFIANISHDFRSPLTSIRGYVQAVMDGTIPPEKYDKYLTIVLNETDRLTKLTNDILLLTKMENEVLKPEMEDFDLHETLRNTLLQFEQKILQKEIKMTLIIEEEDIVVHADYNQIQRALTNLIDNAIKFCETGDEVIIETTLSGNQVHVSVKDTGPGIAEDDLKNIWTRFHKADRSRGKDKKGVGLGLSIVREIIKAHHQTIEVYSQLGKGTTFTFTLAIAKKNHHHA, encoded by the coding sequence ATGTTCAAAACATTTTCCGGAAAATTTTTAGCTATCTATATTTTGACAACAATTGTCATTTTTCTGATACTGTTTGGTACATTGTCTCAAACAATTACCAATCATTTTGTAAGTTCCCGTTATCGGAAAATGTTCAATGAAATACATTCGATTGAAGCAGAATATTATGACTCATATATTCAAGGCACTCTTGAAAAATCAATGTTTCACAATCAACTCTATACATATAGCTATCGCGCAGGATCAAGGATTATTATCATTGATCCTGATCAGCGCGTTATTTTTGACAGTGAACCGTCATCACTTTCTCTAGTCAATACCATCATCACCCATGAATTTGCCACCCGCTCAATCCTTGGTGAGACGGTCACCAAAATCGGTTCATTTAAACCTTATGAAGCTGATCAAGTGATCGCCGTTGCCCACCCGTTGGAGTACAATGGCACCCGCTATGGCGCCGTCCTTCTGGTCTCGCCTTACCCTTCAATAAAAGAAGATATCCGTTATGTGTATAATCTCATTTTGGTTAGCTTCTTCGTTCTTATTTTTGTTACCTTCATTTCCAATTATGTCTTTTCAAGGAGTATAAGTCAGACTTTTAGGTCCTTTAATGCGACCGCCAAATCTATTGCTAGTGGTGATTTTTCTGCCCGGATTGAAGACTCCAACTTTAGTACTGAGGTCATCGAATTGGCTGAGAGTATGAATTATATGGCTGAAGAGCTTGAAAAACTCGAAGACCTTCGCCGCGATTTTATTGCCAATATCTCTCACGACTTTCGTTCACCATTGACATCTATTCGTGGATATGTGCAGGCGGTTATGGATGGAACCATTCCACCGGAAAAGTACGACAAATATCTGACGATTGTTCTTAATGAAACTGATCGCCTAACGAAGCTAACCAACGATATATTGCTTTTGACAAAAATGGAAAATGAAGTGCTTAAACCTGAAATGGAAGATTTTGATTTGCACGAGACACTGCGCAATACACTGCTGCAGTTTGAGCAAAAAATTCTTCAAAAAGAAATCAAGATGACCCTTATTATTGAAGAAGAAGATATTGTTGTTCACGCAGACTATAACCAAATCCAACGTGCACTAACCAACTTAATTGATAACGCCATCAAATTTTGTGAAACTGGTGATGAAGTCATTATCGAGACAACTCTTTCTGGAAACCAAGTACACGTCTCTGTTAAAGATACCGGTCCTGGTATCGCTGAAGATGACCTGAAAAATATTTGGACCCGTTTTCATAAAGCTGATCGTTCCCGAGGAAAAGATAAAAAAGGTGTCGGACTCGGATTATCGATTGTTCGAGAAATAATCAAAGCCCACCACCAGACGATTGAAGTATATAGCCAACTAGGAAAAGGGACAACCTTCACCTTTACCTTGGCGATTGCTAAAAAGAATCATCACCATGCATAA
- a CDS encoding aminotransferase class I/II-fold pyridoxal phosphate-dependent enzyme, with translation MNRELNRTAVNIPPSGIRKFFDIVTTMKDAISLGVGEPDFDTPWHIREEGIYSLERGRTFYTSNAGLVELRQEICNYLRRRFELDYHHDTEIVVTVGGSEGVDVALRTILNPGDEVLVPEPSFVCYKPCVSLSGGIPVPIALKVENEFRLTREEVEAHLTDKTKAIILSFPNNPTGAVMSREDLQAIADVAIEHDLIVISDEIYAELTYSDQHVSIATLEGMRERTIIVSGFSKAYAMTGWRIGYVVAPAQFIDVLKIIHQYAIMCSPTTSQYAALEAAKNGDKDIDEMKVAYDQRRRLMVEYFNNMGLECFEPQGAFYVFPSIQSTGLTSEEFATQLLKSKKVAVVPGTAFGDSGEGFIRCSYAYSVEELKVALERIEEFVLEIREKK, from the coding sequence ATGAATCGTGAATTGAACCGAACGGCGGTCAATATTCCGCCTTCAGGTATACGAAAGTTTTTTGATATTGTTACAACGATGAAGGACGCTATTTCACTTGGTGTGGGTGAGCCGGACTTTGATACACCTTGGCATATTCGTGAAGAAGGTATCTATAGTTTAGAGCGTGGACGAACTTTTTATACATCGAATGCTGGACTTGTTGAATTACGTCAAGAGATTTGTAATTATTTAAGACGCCGCTTTGAACTGGATTACCATCATGACACAGAGATTGTTGTGACAGTGGGCGGAAGTGAAGGGGTCGATGTTGCCCTTAGAACGATTTTAAATCCAGGAGATGAAGTGTTAGTTCCTGAGCCATCATTTGTCTGTTATAAACCGTGTGTCTCATTATCAGGAGGGATACCCGTACCCATTGCTTTAAAGGTTGAAAATGAGTTTCGTCTCACACGAGAAGAGGTTGAAGCGCATCTGACAGATAAGACAAAAGCAATTATTTTATCTTTCCCAAATAATCCAACAGGTGCTGTTATGAGTCGTGAAGACTTGCAAGCGATTGCTGATGTGGCCATAGAGCATGACTTGATTGTTATCTCTGATGAAATCTATGCAGAACTGACATATAGCGACCAACATGTTAGTATTGCAACCTTGGAAGGTATGCGAGAACGAACGATTATTGTAAGTGGATTTTCAAAAGCTTATGCGATGACCGGATGGCGAATTGGGTATGTTGTGGCACCGGCACAGTTTATTGATGTCCTTAAGATTATTCATCAATATGCAATTATGTGCTCACCGACAACTAGCCAATATGCAGCTCTTGAAGCGGCTAAAAACGGAGATAAGGATATCGATGAGATGAAAGTAGCCTATGACCAAAGACGACGGTTAATGGTCGAATATTTCAATAATATGGGGCTTGAGTGCTTTGAACCTCAGGGTGCATTTTATGTTTTTCCATCGATTCAAAGTACCGGGTTGACGTCAGAAGAATTTGCAACACAATTATTGAAATCGAAAAAAGTAGCGGTGGTTCCTGGGACAGCTTTTGGGGATTCAGGCGAAGGATTTATCCGATGCAGTTACGCTTATTCGGTGGAAGAGTTAAAAGTGGCACTTGAACGTATTGAAGAGTTCGTTCTTGAAATTCGAGAAAAAAAATAA
- a CDS encoding tRNA (cytidine(34)-2'-O)-methyltransferase → MNIVLLEPEIPYNTGNIGRTCVATNTSLHLIKPLGFSLDEKSVRRSGLDYWKDVDLHVYENFDDFMEKNNHPTVYMGTTKAKQTYAQVSYDPNAFIMFGKETQGIPEELLLKHKETAIRIPMAEGTRSLNLSNSVAIVLYEALRQNNFMDLENEGQLHRYAW, encoded by the coding sequence ATGAATATTGTACTACTTGAACCAGAGATTCCTTATAACACAGGTAATATCGGACGAACATGTGTGGCAACCAATACATCCCTTCATTTAATCAAACCCCTAGGGTTTTCACTTGATGAAAAAAGTGTACGACGTTCAGGACTTGATTATTGGAAAGATGTTGATTTGCATGTGTATGAAAACTTCGATGACTTTATGGAAAAGAATAACCATCCGACTGTATACATGGGAACTACAAAAGCAAAGCAAACCTATGCACAAGTATCCTATGATCCCAATGCGTTTATTATGTTTGGAAAAGAAACGCAAGGGATTCCAGAAGAACTTTTGCTAAAACATAAAGAAACTGCCATCCGAATTCCGATGGCAGAAGGCACACGTTCACTGAATTTATCTAATTCAGTAGCTATTGTACTTTATGAAGCATTACGACAAAATAATTTTATGGATCTAGAAAATGAAGGGCAACTTCATCGTTATGCATGGTGA
- a CDS encoding chemotaxis protein CheX, with translation MNVEYINPFISAAQTVLKDFSQIESSMGKPYLKQATYEGDILAVIIGITGVLRGQVIFTMETGTACYIASKMMMGMPVPELNDMAKSAVSEMSNMILGNAATIFSTKNIALDITPPTITLGNNLSFSVSDSKTICVPLTFNDYTLEINIAIKEA, from the coding sequence ATTAATGTAGAATATATAAATCCGTTTATAAGTGCGGCACAAACAGTACTTAAGGATTTTAGTCAAATTGAGTCATCTATGGGAAAACCTTATCTTAAACAAGCGACGTATGAAGGGGATATCCTAGCGGTCATTATTGGAATTACAGGTGTACTTCGCGGACAAGTAATTTTTACTATGGAGACAGGTACAGCATGCTATATTGCTTCAAAGATGATGATGGGGATGCCGGTACCTGAACTAAATGATATGGCAAAAAGCGCAGTGAGCGAGATGTCCAATATGATCCTTGGTAACGCAGCAACGATTTTCTCAACGAAGAACATAGCGCTTGATATTACACCTCCTACAATTACGTTGGGTAATAATTTGAGTTTTTCCGTAAGCGACTCAAAAACGATTTGTGTACCGTTAACATTTAATGACTATACATTAGAGATTAATATAGCGATAAAGGAAGCATAA
- a CDS encoding response regulator transcription factor, giving the protein METKNRILIVDDDENISELIALYLEKESYATKIVDNGNDVIDAVKSFNPNLILLDLMLPGKDGYDVCKEVRQMSTVPIIMLTAKGETFDKILGLELGADDYMVKPFDNKELTARVKAVLRRYTPQESKGKQINLPNLTINLSNYSVLHNDSKIDMPPKELELLYYLASNPNQVFTREQLLDRIWGYEYIGDTRTVDVHVKRIREKIDENDYWGLKTVWGIGYKFEVK; this is encoded by the coding sequence ATGGAGACCAAAAACAGAATTCTCATCGTTGATGACGATGAAAATATTAGTGAACTTATTGCGCTCTATTTAGAAAAAGAAAGTTATGCAACAAAAATTGTGGACAATGGCAACGATGTCATTGACGCTGTCAAGTCCTTTAATCCAAATCTTATTCTTTTAGACTTAATGTTACCAGGAAAAGACGGATATGACGTCTGTAAAGAAGTCCGTCAAATGAGCACCGTGCCTATCATCATGTTAACTGCCAAAGGAGAAACCTTTGATAAAATCCTTGGACTGGAATTAGGGGCTGATGATTATATGGTCAAACCCTTTGACAACAAAGAGCTTACGGCGCGTGTAAAAGCTGTCTTGCGCCGCTACACTCCTCAAGAAAGCAAAGGGAAACAGATTAATCTGCCAAACTTAACGATTAATTTGTCAAACTATAGTGTATTGCATAATGACAGCAAAATCGACATGCCTCCAAAAGAATTGGAGCTACTATACTATTTAGCTTCCAATCCCAATCAAGTATTCACTCGCGAGCAACTTTTAGATCGCATATGGGGTTATGAATACATTGGAGATACAAGGACCGTCGATGTCCATGTAAAACGTATTCGGGAAAAAATTGATGAAAATGATTATTGGGGACTAAAAACAGTGTGGGGAATAGGATATAAGTTTGAGGTGAAATAA